A stretch of DNA from Prochlorococcus marinus str. SB:
GGTTCTGATCAAATATCTGGGGTAGATTTTAGAAAAAGAGTAGGCCTGAAAAGTAATTTTATCAGATTTAAATTTTTTGAGGAAGAATTAAACAACAATACTCCTCAAAAGAGAGGGTTGATAGTTTTTGGACAAGGATCAGGTCATGGAGTCGGAATGAGTCAGTGGGGGGCTAAATATCTGGCGTCTAGAGGCCAAAAAGCTGAAAGAATATTAAAGCATTTTTATAAGGGTGTGCAGGTTAAACCTTTTAGAAAAGATTACCTATAGAAGTTATTTAGCATTAAGGACTAATTTTGGATTTATATTAGATTGCTCTTCATTTAAGAAACCTATCCCAAGTAGTATTTGTTTTTTATCTATTACTTTTATGGGTTTTTTGTAGTCAAAAGATTTATTTTCCTGAAAGTAATTAATATCAACTCTAATTGCTCTTCCTGTTTGCCAAAAATTGATTTGTTCTTCGGTACTTAAGACAAATGATGAAATGTGATTAAGAGCAGAAATTGTTGGAATAATGAAATTTTTCGAGTTTTTTTTATCTTTTTCGATATCAGATATTTTTATCGAGTTTTGTTCATCAAAGCCACAAGCTGAAATTCTTTTTAGCTGTAGAAGGCAACCCTCGGAATTAAGAATTTCTCCTAAATCTCTTGCAATTGCTCTTATGTATGTGCCAGCTGAACATTTAACTTTTATTTCTAATATTCCGTTTATTTGGTCCCATTTCATTAAAGTAAGTTCGTCTATTTTTACTTCTCTTGGTGCTAATTCAAAAACTTCATTCCTGAAAGATTTTTTATAAGCCCTCTCACCATTGATGTGCACACTA
This window harbors:
- the truB gene encoding tRNA pseudouridine(55) synthase TruB codes for the protein METKDGFLVINKDKGCTSHDCVKQIRKLLNTKKVGHTGTLDPEVIGILPIAIGSATRFIQYLPQGKTYIGQIKLGIRTNTDDIHGEIINQKSWPKISDEKLDQYLNRFRGIIKQIPPKVSSVHINGERAYKKSFRNEVFELAPREVKIDELTLMKWDQINGILEIKVKCSAGTYIRAIARDLGEILNSEGCLLQLKRISACGFDEQNSIKISDIEKDKKNSKNFIIPTISALNHISSFVLSTEEQINFWQTGRAIRVDINYFQENKSFDYKKPIKVIDKKQILLGIGFLNEEQSNINPKLVLNAK